The DNA window TTTCAGCTAATCTCTAAGGATATTCTTCCTTTGGCAATATTGtgtctataggagttcccttggttactcagcggtaatgagaacccatctagtatccctgagatctcaggttcaatccctggccccactcagtgggttagggatccaatctggcattgctatgagctgtggtgtacattgcagactcagctcagatctggctttgctatggccgTAGAATAGGCCAGCAACtctagctctgacttgacctgtaggctgggaacttccatatgccacaggtgcagccctgaaaaaaaaagcaataataataatagtaataacaataataatagtgtGTCTTTAATCTTGCTAATCTTCTTTACCTCATACTGTCTACTGTTTCAGTAGGATCttaatggcattgtttcattttcattgtaaCTTTTATGAAGTTACCCTCCAAGTATAATGATCAAGGAGTGGGTtaagttttatctttttgccatttcttgggccgctcccgaggcatatggaggttcccaggctaggggtcaaatcagagctgtagctgccagcctacaccacagccacagcgggatccaagctgcgtctgcaacaaatgggttaagtttttaaaaaaagattaggtAAATGATAGTACAGTTGTTAAGCAGATATGACAAAAATTCTGACCCTCAACCATCTGAAGTATGGGAAATTCTAAGAGCCACGAGAAGCCATTGATTAATGAGATGATGAATATTACATTAAACACTTAGCACCCGCTTACGCCAGACAACCTCTTTCACTCTTTCAGGCCTGAGCTGGGCACTGACATTTGAATGGGGGCACAGGTGCTAAACAGAATATAACTATTCAGGCAGTGAGCAGTGCTCTAAGGAAGGCTGAGCTGGGTAAAGGAGCAGAGTAGCAGAGTGGGATGCTATTTTAGATCAGGTAACCCAAGAAGGCTTCCCTATGTAGGTGACATTTCACAGAAATCTTAAGCAAGTGAGGGTGGACTTATGGATGTCAAGGGGAAGAGCCCTGAAGGCAGAAGGAATAGAAAGTGCAAAGACCCTGGGGTTGGAACACACACCTGTCTTATTCTCCAAGCAGAAAAGTGGCCAGTGTAAATGAAGCAGAGGAAAACTGGGAGAGTGAAATAACCTAGTTTGCATATTATAAGATCAGTGCTGTGTAAAATAGATTGGGGGGGCAGTCAAGAGCTGGGAGGAAGCCACTGCTCTAACCTGGGTGAGAAGTGAAGGCAGCGCACAGCAGGGTGGGAGCCATGAGGGAGAAGGCTCAGAGTGGGATACAAAGTCAAGTTGACAGCACCTGCGACTAGACAGGAtatgagggaaggagaaaaaggtcAAGAAGGATTCTTCCCCCGTTGAAAagctggcaggagttcccatgtggctcgttgggttaaggatctggcattgtcactctactggcatgagttcaatccctagcctggtgaacttccacatgccataggcacagccaaaaaagaaaaaaagaaaaaaagaaaaagaaaggagatcccgtcgtggcacagcagaaacaaatccaactaggaaccatgaggttgtgggttcgatccctggccttgctcagtgggttagggatcctgcattgccgtgagctgtggtgtatctgcagacgtggctcggatctggcattgctgtggccagcagctatagctccgattagacccctagcctgggaacctccatatgccatgggtgtggatctaaaaagacaaaagacataaataaataaataaataaataaataaatagaaagaaagaaagaaaaagaaacaaaaagaaaggctGGCAGGAAGTAGCAAGAATCCTCTTTAGGTCCTGCTATGCTTGGAATACTTTAGCCCTTGGGAGGAGACATAGATCAAGGGCTTGGACAGACAAGTCTGGAGGTTGAGAGGTGGTCCAGAGTGGAGAGCAGAATTTGGGAGTCTGGATAGAGGCGGCAGTTAGGGCCCTAAAACTGCATGAGCCTACCTCAGGGTGAGTATAGATAGAGGGGGGCCGGGCCTGAGGGACTAATATAGGAGGAAACTTGGAGGGTGAGTGTGGGGggctggagaaagaaagaatcaacCTGGTCAAATCATTGAGGTTAGTCCAAACTCTCAAGCTGGGAGGGGAGCTCTTGTTCACCGTGTGCTACTGGAGGAAGGAACCATTTTTCCAGTTCTCAGGTCTTATCCAAGCATCTGTACATACActtgcacacatatacatatacttgtACTGCTTTATGTGCTcctgtcccccccccaaaaaaaaaaaaaaacaaccgttttggagttcctgttgtggcacatagACATGGACAGCtctacagcaccaggacacaggcaGGCTCCATCCCAGGCActgcactgtgggttaaagggtcctgcattgctgcagctgcggtgtaggtcacaactgtggctaggatctgatccctagcccaggaactccatatgccacagggtggattgggggaaaaaagccaaaacaaacttTCTTTATtcaagtctagttgatttacaatgttgtgttcaggtgtacagcaaaagcgattcatgtatatacacagatatacatatatatattttttagtatatattctttttcagattttttccattatagtttatttgaAGATACTCAATATAATTTCCTTAACGTACAGTAGGTCTTTGTCGTTTATTTCATATGTTGTAGTGTGTATCGGCTGTaggtgcttctttttcttttccttttttttttttttggctttttagggccgcaaccgaggcatatggaggttcccaggctaggggccgagtcagagctacagctgccggcctacaccacagccataccaaggccagatccaagccacagctcgcCGCagtgccaggatccttaacccaccaagcgaggccagggatcgaacaggcaacttcatggttcctagtccgattctcTTTCCCTGCACCTTGAGGGTAACTCCTGTAGgagctttttttttggcctggcttgccacatgtagaagttcccaagtgagggcttgaacccatgccacagcaaccccagtGGCTACAGTGACAACCACTGAGCCTCAGGAGAACTCCAGGCCTTTTATGCTTTAGGGAGGAAGTGATGGATGGTCCACATTCTACCAGATCAGTCCAGGTGGATGggcatgtaggttgtttccaatttgtGCTAATTCTGGACAACACTGTAGTGAACACCCTTCTGGAGCCTCACGTTGAGTCCTGAGGTTCCCTGGGGGAATCTGCTGGTCATGAGAGCTGTGGCACTTTTAGTTTTCACAGCTATTTTCCTCCAATCCATTACTCCCCAGAGGGCCTGTCCCAATAACCCAATGCCCGTAATGGCGTGGAAACTCCAAACCTCATCAGTGTGACCTGTAGTGACAAATTTTCAATTTTGCCTATTCTGATGGGTGAAATCGGGTCTTGGGGAGGAATATATCTTAAAGGGATGTatgtggggagggggtgtttgTCCCGTCCGTCCCCCACTACATTATCCCAAGCCCTGACCCCCCCTCCCCGCACCGGAAACCCCCAGGGGctcgggcgggggcgggggtcagCCGAGCCGCTTCCCGCGGAAGGAAGCGCCCGGCGGTTCCCGCGACAGGATGCGCAGttttgccccctccccagcctccggGGACTTCCCGGGGCCGGGCTAGGTTCGCTAGAGAGTGGCTCCCATGCGGACGCTTTGAGCTAGGGGCGGGGGGCCTCGGTCCTCACCACGTCCCACGGGGAAGTTGTAGGTCAATCCTCCGAGTGGGAGACGCTGAAGTCTTTCACGTCTCCCGGGAAGGAATCGGGCAGCGATGGAGGCGAGATTCCCCTGGGGGGCCctgaagaagggagggaggggggagtgcGGTGAGTGAACGCGGCAAGAGGGAAGCCTGGGGCGGGGCCGTCCCCTCcaccgcctcctcctccttctaccCTTCAGCCTTGGGGTCAGGTCCCCAGGGGTCTCGGGAGGCCCGCAGCGGCCGAGCCTGCCGTCTGGAGGCGGGGCGGACTTTTTCTCGGCGCCTCCCGCCGCCCTCACTGCCCGCACCTGCGGCTCCTTTGTGctccagcagccccagccccccacacccccgcccaGAAGCAACGCCTACAGCGTCTCCTCCTTAATCAGCTTTGGGGAAAATTGAAGGTTTTCTCCTCTTGGGCTGGCCAACCTGAGGTTGGGGTGGGGCCGATCCCACGGGCACTTCTAAACCTACAGCCTCGCAGGGAAGCTGAAGAGGCCTActtctcagatgagaaaactgaggctgggagCTCACTTACTTCTTCGCCCGATCCTTAGATTGGAACGGAGCATAAAGGGCGCTCCAAAGCTCACCTGCTCAGCTCCACCCCAATCACGGGACCTCTGCCAGTGCTGATTCAGTTAAtcgagcggggggtgggggtggggggagctgttGGGAAAGATCTTTCAAGTATCCAGAGGCGGCCTGTACCCCCAACCCTGCTGGGGCACTGTACCCAACAGTATTCCCCCCATCCCCAACGGCTGAACTCGGAAATCCCTCATATCTAGCCAGAATTATAGTGGAATGTCTAAGGAATCTCAGAAGGTGAGGTTTAAAGAAAGCTTGGAGGGCGAGGCGCCCAGCACGGAAGTAAGTGCTCTGGCAAAGAAAATGGACCCGGCCCCCTCCCGCCCACTCTGCCCACGTGGTAGCCAGTCTGACCGGTTTCTGGGGCCCCAGCTAGTCGCCGCCAGTTCCTGACCCCTtaaccctgcccctcccccgccagggAAGAAAACCAGACAGGCAGCACAGACTTTTTATTTcaatggtctttattttttcctacctGGCGTTTCTAGCAAAAGGCCAGATAGATGGAGTTAAAATCCACCACAGTAAAGGTAAACAGAACCTCAGAACGCCCTGGTAGGaatccccccctccccaaaactgGCCCAGTCTCACCAGCAACTGATCCCGGCTCAGCCTTACAGCGCTcggagcaccccctccccccatttttgtGATTCAGTCCAggaacatttgggttgtgtctGAGGGAAGGTCAAGCTTGAGACTGAACATATTCCCACCTCTAACACACCAGAGGAGAAAATTTTTAACCTGAAATTAGATCAGCCCTCCGCCCTCGAAGGCATAGGGGCAAGGGACAATAACCCGCAGCACACGGAGGCCAAGTGACTCAGGCCGCCCTCCTCCCGTTCCCCAGGGCGGTCCACACCCCAGATCCTCCTCCCAGGCCTCACACCCACGCATGGCAACAGGAAGCTCCCCACTTCTGCCCCATGACGCAACGATGACCGCTTGCACAAGTATGTCactggagggggaaggggagtgcCTGGAATTCTCCGAGGTTGGAAACGCAAACACCTACTATTGAAAAACCTTGAAAGGGCGGCATAGCCCCCggtaaaaaataaagtccaaccCTGAGGAATTTAAAGAACCAAGTCTCCCTTCTCCCAGTTCCAGAAGGAGAGGGTAAGGTCCACGTCACAGTCCATTAAAACAGCACCTGTGGGCGCGGCAGGTCTGCGGCAAGGCGCCCGCGCCCCCCGGCTCAGGCTCCTCGGTGCCGCGACTGCACACAGGTGGCGACGGCTCCCCGGGGGCAGAGTCCCTCTCAGGGCCTCTCGGCAGCCCGGGAGGTGGCTCCTTTCCACGGTTTCCGAGGGTGCTCCCGTAGGGGTGGGCCTCGCCTCGGGTCTGCGCACTCTGGCCGACGGTTCGGCCCGCGCTCTGGGCTCCGGTAGCGCCGCTCGAGGGCCCTCAGAAGGCCACCACGGCCCGCACCAGCACGTTCAGCATGTTATCAGCCGGGCGGCAAGCCGGCTTCGCCTCGCACGCCGGCGGCGCCGTcggcggggcggcggggctgCAGTTCAGGAGGCCGGAGAAGCGCCTCTGCAGGACACGCGCCAAATTGGGGAAGGCGCCCTCCGTTTGCGCCGGAGGGGGCTGCAGGCGATTGAGGACCTCCGAAGgggccccttcctcctcttcttctagaCGGGCTTTCTTACTCGGGACCAGTGCGGCGTCCCCACCGTCGCTCAGGCTGCTGCTTCGCCGCTTGCGGCTGACTTTGGCAGGGCGCGGGGCACAGGGGGCAGGGGTCTCCTCGATTCTCGGCGCCTCCTGCGTGTCCATGGGTTCCGGAGAGGGAGGCTCACCGTCGGGGAGCGCTGCATTGGCTGCGGCTTCCGCTTCTCGCGGTGGGTGTAGGCGAGGATCAGGGGAGCGGGCGGGTGGCAAGGGCACCTCAGGCTCGTGGGCTTCCACCTTTGCCGAAAGGTAGAGCTCCCGGGCGCTACGCATGACCAGCGACAGCTGCAGACTCCGGTGCAACCGTAGGCCACCGCGCTGCATGCGCGAATGGTACATCTTCCAAACGGACAGGGTCATAATGCGTTGCGCCTCTTTCTGCACTTCCATGACGACTCGACGGCGGGACCGAGGTTTGGCGGGGactctgggctgggcaggggaggTGGCAGGTGCACTCCAGACTATGCGTTCGTTCACGCCTCTCTCTGCGGAGATACCCACACTGAGAGACTAGTAGGACGCTCTGCCCGGCCGCCCGCCACCCGGGCCCTTTTGTACCCAGTGTGATGTCACGGAGACGCCCCGCCCAATCAGAGAGCCGCATCCGGGCTTTCCGCAGCGCAGCGGGGCTAGAGACTCCTTAAAGGGACAGGGTGGGATTTACCCTGAGATGAAAAGGGACCCGAACTTGTAGAGGGTGAGCGTTCCCCAGTCCAAGCTGACCTCTCCCGGCGGTATCCTTTCTCAGTGGCCCCAGTGCATCCTTGCGCAGGCCCAGTGTAGGGGGGCCGTAGGTGGGGCTCAGGGCCGACCCACGGGTTGCGTCTGTAGAGCCCAGCGAGCTGGCCTTAGCTTGTAAGTTTCCTTTCGCACCTGGGAAGACCCGGGTTCCAGCCGGTACATCCCCCGTGGGAACAGTGCCTAGCATCTACCAGTCTCTTAATTaacgtttttttgttgttaataacGATGCTagcaacatttattaagcacttactatgtgccacgCGCTAAAGTCTTTCCTTTCATAAATATGTTATTGATCTCTCACCTCCACTCCGCGGAGGGTAGTTATATCTGATTTCTTCAGGTGGGGAAACCTAGACAAGAGTGATTCGTCCAATATTTGCTAAACAAATAAATGGGCTACTGCGGTGAAACGAGACCGTTTGGGCCTCCAGCCCTCTCCATTCCCCTCCGTATGGAAGCGGTAAGAAGGCGGGACACGCTGGTTGCGTTGCCTTAGAGCAAAGATGCCCACTCCACGGGCGGCGGATGTCTGCAGACACAAGTGCAGTCCAGGCTGCCATCTCTGCGCTCCGCAAGAATCACCCTCCCACTTCGTCTGTTTCCCTAGGCACGAAATCCACCGTGGGCGTGGAACTCGTAAGGCGGAGTACCCAGCCGCAACACAACCCGAGTGAGCACGTGGCTGTGGCCCCCCAAACGACGCAGCGGTGCTCCGCCTCTGCTCCCCAGGAGGCGGAGTTGGGGTAGAAGCTGAAAACTGAACAACTCAGAAATAGAGCAGATAGAAAACAGCCGCCCCACCTTCCGCTTCGCACTACAGTTCCAAGGAAACCTAATTCCAgttactcaggaaaaaaaaaaaaaaaaaaaaaaagcaatacggTTCGAATAGTTCCATTCATTCGTGGTGCGGGCCCTTTAAGGGAAGGCTCCACCGCCCCCAACTCTTGCGCGAGCCTTCCCGCCAAGAGATCTGCTAGACTTCCACCACTAAATTTGGAAGTAATGACGTAGAGCGTGCGCGTGAGCCGCTTCCGGCTGCCCATATAAGGACAGGAACCCGGATCTCGATACGGGACAGCCACGGGCTTCTTCCGGGCGGGGGTGGTGCCTTAGCCTCCGGACACGCCCCCTCCGCTCTTTCTCTCCCGGCAGCTAGGGCTGGCTGGAGCCCCCGGTTTCCGGAGCGGCGTTCAGCCCGGCccacagagaggaaggagaaagtttCGCTTCCTTCCCTCCGGAGACCGGGAAGATGTGACGCCCCTCCAGAAAAGCCCCTGCTGGCGTGTAGGGGCTACCTCACTGTTCACTCTGACGCCGTATCCCAGAGATCTACACAAAGACCTTGCCAACTCAAGCAGCTACTCCCTGAGGACTCTCATTCTGGTCCCCTCCATGGAGATCCTGCCCCTCCCCTTAAAGTGATCCTCCTTTGCACCTCTGGATCACGCTCAGGTCCCCCATCTCCAACTCTGACACATGGGGGGGTCAATTATTCTCTCTTCTAAAAGACTTCTCCCAAAACCGCTCCCATTCAGCGATCCTGCCATATATTACTCGCTGAGAACGTCCTCATCCCCGCTCCCCCACACTCCCAATCCCACGAAACTCCACAACGACATCCCCCGCCCAGGCGCTGTCTCTGACACACAACAGGGGCGACCTTCTGAGGGTTTCTTAAGATAGCCCGCTCCAAGAATCAGGACCCCACTCGGGCAACGGTCCCCCccaccaataaaaaaaaaatgctttctcgGAGACCCCACACATAAAGGTTCTGTCGCACAGGCGGCCACCCTGAGTCCCTCTCCAGACATTCCCTGGTCCCACTCCACGCGCAAAGGACTTCATTGCAGGCTATCTTCAGAGTTGCCCCCACCACACTCCCTCCCACGACCCCCAGGTCGCACCCAGAAAGATCCTACCCTCCAGAAGCATTTCCAGGGCCCCCATCCAGGGCCATCCTGCCCCGGGATGCTTCCCTCCTCcgcaggaaaaaaagaggaggggtaAATCAAACAGAACTCGTCACAGAATGCCTGCAGTTCACCCTGGCCCCGCGGGAAGGTGGAGAGACCACCCATCCCCATACTGCTCCCCAAACCTGTCACACCTGACCCTGGGCTGGAACCATCTTCCAGGACAGGATCTAGGTGCAGGAGCATCATAAAGATGATCTACTAATTGAAGGAGCCACTTCCCCAGCCATAATCTGACCGGATTTGAAGGAGACTATTGTTATTTATATTGCCCAGAAGGGAAACCATGGTTGCGCAGCAACAATCCGAAGGCCTGGGTCTTCAACCAAGGCGTAGGGAGCTCtgactcgaacccagccagaCAGAACTGACACATCTGTGGACCAAGATGCGAAGAGGAATAGGTACGGGCAGGAAGCCGTTTCCGCCCACAACCAAGATGGCCGAAGAGAGAGCGGAAATTTCCACACTTCGGGCCTCTAAGGCCTC is part of the Sus scrofa isolate TJ Tabasco breed Duroc chromosome 2, Sscrofa11.1, whole genome shotgun sequence genome and encodes:
- the IER2 gene encoding immediate early response gene 2 protein; translation: MEVQKEAQRIMTLSVWKMYHSRMQRGGLRLHRSLQLSLVMRSARELYLSAKVEAHEPEVPLPPARSPDPRLHPPREAEAAANAALPDGEPPSPEPMDTQEAPRIEETPAPCAPRPAKVSRKRRSSSLSDGGDAALVPSKKARLEEEEEGAPSEVLNRLQPPPAQTEGAFPNLARVLQRRFSGLLNCSPAAPPTAPPACEAKPACRPADNMLNVLVRAVVAF